The Pseudopipra pipra isolate bDixPip1 chromosome 4, bDixPip1.hap1, whole genome shotgun sequence DNA segment TTTCTGATATCCTTTGaactttttcccctccttttcaACTTTCTAAAGTTTTTGATGTAAAACTTCTGTGAAACAGAGCAGGGTAACTGACAGAGAACAGCGTTCTAATGTCTACTATAAGTATTCTTAAAGAGTCACGATCTATTCTGTATCCAAATGATTAAAACAGATCCTGTTTATGCAACAGCATTAATCATTCCTTCAATTATGTCCCTGAACTGCTTTCAGAGCTCTGATATCTTATTTCTTCATCTCATATTAAGTGTGACAGGAATGAAAAGTGGCTATAAAAAAAAGTGGGCACTACTACCCATTTTAGTTCATGGGATACATAAAACCACAACACTACTTATATCTGGATTAAAAATCTGGATAATATTCTCACTTGAGGAGAGAATGCAACAACATTGATGGGAATAATTCAGGCgtttttctttaaagcaggTTGACAACTTGAAAAAATGTGCTGTAAATTAAAACAGCTCATCCAAGCAGCTGTAAATTGCATGACTAGCACTTACTCAGCAAATGACTTCCTGTGGACCTCACTGACCTTGTCAATATTGTCAGGGGCATGGCTTCAGATAGAAAGAAATTGCTTTTGAGTGGTTGCTCTGAGAATGTACAAATAAGCATGTCTGTAAAAGGAGGCAtgagataatttaaaaatacatgagaaGTTTTAAAGCATAGGAAGAACATACaaaaattttctgtgcaattgGTGTTCCTGATCCACAGCTTTCTTGCTTGTCTCACTGTTTTGTGTTTAAAGCTATAGCTTTAAGAATcattctttttctaaaaaaaacaaTCTCAGCTAGTTTGGAGGGAAGGTCATTCATTAGCTGTCATATTTATGTAAGAGCTTCCAGTTGTCAAATTAATTGGACTAACATGCAAAATAAGGCTTTCTTAGCCCAAAGTTTTACTCCTGATGTAAGGTCAATCTAAAGCCCAGTTCAGTTTTTCTGGGAATCCAAATCATGTGGGTTTCATGGTTGCAGTCAGCAATACTGGTGAGATGAGCTGTTCTGCAGTAGATTCCTTTTTGTACTTGTTTACCTTAAAGTAAGAAATGCCTATTGAAAAGACATTATTTCAAGGCATAACActcatttttgctttaaaaccctagattctgtgaaattatccttttattttttttccgaTAACTATTTGCAGCAAAAAATCATCCAGGTTCCTTAATAGACAATGAAAATAAGATTTGaacacatttgtttttaagtttGCAGATAGTTTGTCtcactcattttttttaaaattctttttttgcaATTTACCTTTGACCTTGTCTTACAATGTAGACAAGTTACAAGATTGTACTTTGAACTGTCTTCTTGATATAAGTGATTTTATTGGCACTTCAAAGGATCTGTTGTCTCTTACCTATTGTTTCCTGAGTATCTACTGTAATAGCCTTGGTAGCAGAAATGATTTGGAAGTTAAGCAGTGTAGCTCAAGGAAGTACCATTTGATTCAGAAAGTTTTGCTATATGCTTAGATACTTCATTGCTGTGACTTAGGTAAGCCAGCTCAATGCTGTTGCACACCTTGAAGTGTTCCTGGACTATAGAACTTGCAAGGACCATAGAACGTGCCCTCTGGatcttttgtatattttttgaAATTTCCCATTTGGATCTTTTAGCAAGGACTAACACTATGGTAATGTCCAGAGTTTAAGGTTGTCAGGTGCTACATAACTTCAGATACTGTCTGTGCTAAAGGACTTAAAAGCTAATTTACACAATACTCAACTGCCTCTCACAGTCACTTCAATGGAACAAGAGAAGATGGAGAAAATAACAATACAATAATCTGCTTACAGAAGCTGTTAAGGCCTCAAATTTCATGGTCAGTTCACTTTTGATAAAAAGTGAAactttttaaagggaaaaatttcATAGGAGGAACTGATTTGGAGAACTAAGGAGATTCTAGGCTGTTGATTCCTGAATGCATGCACAAATGCAGCTAATAATATGTAGTATATTCTATCTGCAGGTGCCTAAGTTTtctctaaaaatgaaaaacaaatttcacCTCTATCTATAGGATAGGGAAAATGATAAAAAAGTAGTGAAATAGCCAGCCCAGGCTTATACTGTAGGAGAACATCAAAGAATAGAATTCCTTATCATCTGCATACTATTTGCAATACAATTTGCTCTTATTGTCATCTGTAACCAAACTAATAACATGACTTCCTACTGACATTGTTTGGGACaaaagtattaaataaaaattattcatcACTTCTACCTTCCATTCACCTCTTCTTAAATGCAGAAACCTGTATTGAAATTTAAGGGCAAAAATATTACACTACCTATACTGCCAATTCAAAACGACTTATCATTACCATGTATGAATAAATTTCATAGCTGGCTTTGATGAACAATGTAAAGGCATAGACTCCAACACCAGTGTTCCTACATTGTGACCTTTCATATTTGGTGTTCAGACCTGCCCGCTTCTACAAAGTAGCACAAgtattcagaaaggaaaaacaggtCAAAGGCATTTTAGTAAGGCATATATCCCCATGGCAGTAAGCAATGTAGGCAGATAAAAGAGACACTTAGCTGAATCACAAAAGAAATTCTCAGATACTTTGTCTGTTGCCAAAAAAAAGCCTCTTAAGTGCTTGCAaatttctggtttggtttttgtttgttgggttggttttctgtggtttgtttttttcataattgCAAATAATCAGCTACCAGAAAATCATATGATAAATAGTTTGTGGGCATTCTTGAGGAAGGTTAAGGCTTGTATTTTAGGAAGAATAGCCATATTTTTTAGGTATCTCAGCACTGTCACGATGACGCATCTCTGAATTTTGTGGGACTTAGTCTGTTATAAAGCTGTTAAAATGCAGTTCTGGCCATATGTTACTCCTTATGTTATTTGGATAAAATTCTGGTAAATTCAGTAGCAGCAGGTGGCTTATGAGCAATGATTGCAAAACACGTACCAGATTCTATAAGGCTGTGGtcttggcttcttttttttttttctttttttgcagctgaataaaattatttattccatGTGTATTAAATGCTCAGTTATTAAGGATATGGCTGTCGATTTTCTTGTAATTCTAAATTTAGTTCAACAAATTGAGTTGTGTCAGCCGCATAGCCCTGATTCTGAACCAGTTGCAGGATCAGTCTTTAGGTTACAGGTTTCCTATAAGGACCTTTGGACTTCATGAGCTCCTTTATGAGTATGCACCGATTTCTAAATAGAAACCAACCGGTTCATTTGTATTTTGCAGAAAGTTACTGCTGGCACCTAGTGGTGTTCTTTGAGAGGACAAAAAACTGACAAATTTGACTGCTTCATGAGCAAGCGCAATTGCTAACCTGATACTTCAATGCACACTTCTCAAAATCTAATAAAATGTCACATTTCCTGTTGTAAACAGCTTTCTTTGAGGGGCGGGGGGTATAGTACAAATAGCAACCCTATGCTTTTCAAATGATTTTACTGTCACACAGAAAAGGTGCTCTAATGCACTTCTTCTAAAATTCTTATAATTAAAGTACctaaaatataatatttctcATCATTCTGTTATTAGCTCAGTTGCTAAACAACCCATTGAAAAAACGTTTAAAAAGTattctggattattttttatCAGTCTATTTGTATTTCAACTATTAGCCATAATGAAGCAGTGACTAATAGTTTCAAGTCTCAAAATCTCAAGGAATTTCAATAAACCTATTCAGTATTTACTTATGTATTTAGCGATGTAGTACTATATAGGATCAAATCTACTGTCCTCCCTGCCTCCTATGGTTTCTCCAAAtgaaaagtttgtttttttgtttcagtgcttttagctgaaggtttgtttttttcccagtactGTTAACACAAGGAATTCAAAACAGAAGAGATGCATAGTATCCACTGTCTGATAACAAAGAACCGTAAGGAAGATCACTTCCAAAGTAGATTCTTACAAGCTGTAGAAATTGCAGTTCTAGAGTTTGGGGGATACAAATAACTATTTTGAGACATTTAGCTGTATACACATACAACCGTTTTCATTATAGGTACAGATATTAAGTATATAGATTAAAGATGCTGAACCTCAATTGAAgggaaattaatttgatttatgGTCATGTTTATGTAGACAGATGATTGTCATCTTACAAAGTGTTTCCCAGAGTTATCAGGAGCAGCCCAGTATGAAAAACATCATACAACACCTAACTTGTGTGgtggaattaaaagaaaaagtcaagGTGAAGTCATTTTTAGGGAACCCAGCATATGTACTTCCCCAATATGAATTAGACCTTATGCTTGACAGAGCCATGCATGCTGGGCTGAAGTAGGTTACTCAGATACACTGAAACTTCATTTCTTACCAAAATTCATGGATGTCCAAATAGTTGGAGCTATTAGCTAGACAGATGCATATGATGGCAGAATTATAATTGTGGACTTAATCTTTGGCAATTATTAAATTCCCgactggttttgtttatttgattGACCATTATTAAGGCAAATTATTATTATGACCATTATTATGCCATTCTTTGCCCTGTACATGTTATAGACAGTCCCATAACAAATTTTCTTATTGCAGGATGCTACCATTGTCAATGTTCTCACTCCTGTACTTTTCTTGTGTAAtattctgtttgcttttcaatTTTTACTGCAGGTTTTAGGTTCATTACATTGTGGGTAATGTTTTGTGGTCTGGGATAGTGGTCTTTGCTGATGTTCTGTGGATCCTTCTCATCTAGATTGTTTTTGAACAGTTTGTAAAAGCAGGAAGCAGGTCTCAATGACATGGACTGTCACTTCCAGGTTTTATTTGGCAAGATTCTCTGCAGAATGTAATATCAGCTCTTGCAGAATCTTTCTAGCtctcaatatatttttaattaacaatTATCAGCAATTGGATGCACAACACAAAGTTTCAAATGGATATTAACAAGTCATTAGACAGATCTCTGTGGTGACCTTCATTGTCATCTTGCATATTTCCTAGCAGTGAATGGTAAATCCTTACTTCTGGTAAATTAGGTCAGAATCCACCCAATGGAACCTCCCAGGGGGGAAAACATCAATCTTAGATGGAATTTTATTATATGCTCTCTTCTGATTCCTGATCCTTATGATTCCTAAGTTTCTGTCTGCCTGGGATGAAGTCTCATTACTGCAGCAGAGACCCATATTTTAAGTGTATAATTTCTATATCTCATTTTCCATTCTTTGCACAGATGCACAACACACTGGAAGATTTCTTTTTGCCTTCACTGCCCATTTATATTATCATCAAATACCCCCGAATATTTGAGAAAATGGAAACCCAACAGATAATCAGTTTCCAACGTTACAGACATGCTGTTTTAGTTGTGCTAAACAGAGTGGTGACTCATACTTCCTTAACATTGTTCTTCAGTTTTAACTTTCCCTAATGCAAATTAGTCTGAATGTTATGCTGTTATTTTGCTAAATTCCCCACTGGATCAAAATTATAGCCAAGTTACTGAGGCATTAGGTAATTAAATTCCCTTATCAGTATTGGCTAATGGAGAACAACACAGCCATTACCATGCATGGAACCATATTTATATGCAAATGCCTATCTGTATTTGCaaacaaatatttccaaatttattttgtatGCTCAAAGCATTAAGCTGTAGGCAAAAAGAAACTGATCCCAGTGAATGCATTTTGTgcaatatagaaaaaaatggtAATAGTCTCTAATTTCTAGACATTGACTCAGGCCTGGTGCTttacattttggttttaaaatgttttcttggaCCTCAGCTTTTGTAGATACATTTGCTGTTCAAAACAGTCATATTTTCAATACATAAAACTTGTCTTACAAATTCAATGGAATTGTAAATGCGTATCAGCTGTTAAACCTAGTATTTTTTTAGCCAGTTACAATAAGACATACTTCTCtattttttgttcctttgttcTGGCTAGGAAAAGGAATTGAAAGATATTGTTCCATGCTTTATTTATAGATAAAAGCTTTCACAATCTTAATCTTAGAAAAGCAACAGATGCTTAGACTCTGCAGATGAATTTAGTAATAATCTAATGCATAAGTTTTGGGATTCTGTCCTCAGATTTTAATCTAACAAGATTACAGTCAAGGCCTGTTAGTTTTTCTAGCAGTTATGActgatctttcttttttttcttctctgtgaacCATTTCCTAACTTTCTCTGTTCCTCTTGCAAAGAATGGGCTACAATGGTGCTGTTGACAATGGACCTAAAAGAGCTGTTGATTGGATTCAAATAGCTGTTGTGTTCACTTTGAGtcagaatgaaaaattttaattttaaacgCCTgtagaagttttattttaagaacattGAATCATGTTACTTCATCGCATACATTTATTCAGTTCATCATTATATTTGTTACATTTAAAACATACAGGTCCCATTTACCATTACTAAAATAAACTACTTCTAGATATCAAAATTTAATTAGAAAGTTGAAATGATTTGgtatttcttcttcaaaaacTTTGTCCAAATATTTGTTCCCTTAAAACATCTGGTTTTCTAAGGACCATTACAATTGCTTTGACTATCCTGCTCAACAAACCAAAAACTATAACTAAAATcatattttgttgcttttagTTGTAGCTAAtctaaaacaaattaaaaaaaaaatcttgttggGAGCAATGTGCAACTACCCTTGAATCCTTCACAATAAAACAAAGCATTGCCAAAAATCACACACAATTAATAGAACATACAGAAGCAAGATCATCTGTCTGAAGTCCACTAGCACCATGTAAACAGTGATATTTCCGTAAGGCTCACAAGGAATATTCACTACTTTTAAAAGCATGTTCATGATTTGACTGCTATATTGTAAGTGAAATTAGATGCAGCAATTTATATATATGGCTGCTGTGATACACCCTAGAAACTTTTTAATACCTGGCAGTTGATAGTGTCTCATTTCATACCATTGAAGTCAGATAGggttgaaaatatatttattttggtgaggaaaaaaataacctaaaGAATAACTTATTGCTACTGTTTCCATATTTTTATGACAGACAATAGAAAATAGGTGTGGACAAGACATGTACTGGGGCCATTGTAAAGAAGTAATTTTGGATCTGAAGTTAGCTGTCAGCACAGCCAAACATTTCTTTGGGGTAGGGAAGTAAAAAGGGTGGTTTATCTAGGTGTGTTTGCATATTTATTCTCTACCGTGCATCTTATCTTCTGTGAGCTCCAAGTGAATCTGAGCATTGAGGGCTTTGAGGCCACAGTGACTACTCAGGAAAAAAGATATGCAAAAAGATACTGGGTATAACTGAATAGATATTTTAGTAAATGGAAAGATAAAATGCAGTAGTGGCTCTTTTAAATACAGCTTATCTTCAGAAGCTAGAGGCTACACTGCCATCAAAGGCAGTGGTAGGCTTGTCCTAGTGTTTGTTACCTGTGTTGCAAACATGAATGTAAATCAAATGAtggaatttcttctttattattaAAGTTTGCTGCATTCACAGTGAAACCATTTAGCATGGGAGCCACTGTATATGATCTGCACTAGGATATAGATTTCCTGTTGGAAATAtatcataaaaatataaatgaaaatttgCCAAAAAAAGGGGGAACATCAAAAAAAGGAAGTGATTCTGAAACCAGACAATTAAATTCTGTGGGGAGATGCTGTTAAATAGAAACTACTGCACATCAAAAATGTTTAATATGCATGCTTAATtgagaaagctggaaaagaacAAGATTTTAAGAAGACTGTCACCTTTTGAGGGGGGTTCTTAgaggtagaaaaatatttccacaatACAAGGGTATCCAATTCCTAAATCCTAACTTCTTTACTACGTCAGTATGAAAAAAAGCTAAAAcatttaataggaaaaaaaaatatacataaatcTAGTGCTGCAAACATGAAACATCGAGAtacctcttttaaaaaatgttgacATAAGGGAGTGAAATGTTTTGACCTTTTAACCCTGTCTAAAAGGTTAACTTAAAAGTGACTAACTTCTCATTTCTCTGGCTCCACAGTTCTCTCTTTGGGATTAGAATTCCCTGGATGGAAAGTAAAGGCACTGACATAGTACAGGTATGAGTAGTGATGCATCCTTGTTGGAGCAGTGGAACATGCAGAGAAAAGGGTTGCAAAGGCTGCCTTTGTAACTGTCAcaaaaaagagaggagaggtGGTTTTGAACAGGAATCCATCCTAGAGCTGAAATCTTAGTTCTCTAACTCACCTCCTGGCTAGGCTAAGTAAAGCAACCTAATTGTACTGAAATGAGCTCTCATAAATGCTCTTATTGGGCCAGAATTTTTCAGATGTGATCTGTTCTGCTCTGATAATGTGACTTATTCTGCAGGTGCAGTTGATCTTTACAGTCAGTGCAACACATCAGAAAAGTGTGCACCATGGTGTCAAAGCTGATGAGCAAATGTTGTAGTTTATCTGTGCATGTTCACTGGCATTTTGCATGTTATCTTCAGGTAACAAACACTTAGCCAGAGCCACTGCTCATGGCTGGCTACTAGGTAGCTTAAATCCCAAACAATGTCTGGAGTTCCCAGCTACGTGCTCAGGTCATGTTCACAGCTTTTAttcacaaacatttttttaactccacAAAAGGAATGTGCTTATGAACACAGTCTGCCTGCCAGCCCTCAGGTACCCTTTTCCAGATTTGTGTCAACTCTGAGCCTGATCTCCTGTTGGGCTTTCTGGACAGTCTGGACCCAGAGATGTTTCTCAGATGTGCTGATTCAGAGTCAACGTGCCTGGAAAACCTGGAGAAAGAGATCTTCGGAAAAACAAATTCCATATCAACCTCCATCTCTCCTCCTTTGGGGTCCCCATCAGCTAAGCTGGAGGCCATTAATGAATTGATAAGGTTTGATCATGTATATACAAAGCCCCTAATACTGGAGATTCCTGTTGAAGCAAGCAACCAAAACAATATGCTAGTGAAAATTGAGAAAGAATCTCTCTCTTCATCTGAAGACAAGGAGCTTCATCTGAAGATGCTGGACCCTGAGGTCCCAGCATCTGAGAAGGAAGAACCTGTAGACAGCTTCATGCCTGAACTGGGCATttctcatttgctttcttctcatCCTAGCCTTGAAGCCTCAAACTACTTGTTGGATGCCTGTAATGACTCTGGGTATGAAGGATCCCCGTTGCCCTTCAGTGACGTGTCCTCTCCACTTGGCACTGACCATGTGTGGGAGAATAGCTTTGCTAGTGAACTCTTTTCCCAGCTGATCAGTGTTTAACTTGGTAGTGTTAACTCCCCTTGGGTAACTGTCCTGGCAGATATCAGCATATGCCCCTTTGTAAAGTGTGTATGGGGAAAATCAAGTGTATTCAGAAAAGTGTTGCTCTCTTCTACCCATGCTAGTAGATGGAGTGATGGTATGAAAAAACATAGtgtgtcctgctctgccccccCATCAGTGTTGGCTTATGAGCGAGGAAGCTTTGTTTCTCAATAACTTGCTAATTCTATATGAAcctgaaaatgttaattttgttttacatttaaaattttaacacCAAAAACTGCAGTGGGATAGTCATGTATAGACAACTGGAGTAAAACTTTAATAGTCTCTACATCTTACAGCTTTACTATGTAAATGCTTGTTTTCCATTTGCTATGTAGAGTTGCTTTCtccatttaatatttaattgtaTTGGTGCAATTAAAATGCAGTGCAGCTCACTGACCCTTTTTTGCTTTAGATCTCAGTGGGGAGGAGGGAGTATCTGGGCCTTCCAGAACTTAAGTTTAGGTCCCTCAGTGTCTCATCCCACCAAAAGGCACTGATAAGCAGCACTTGCACAGTGTCTGTAGCCGGATGCTGTAGCAGCTTCTTCTCGATGTGGTAGGGGGGTTTGTGTGAGGGCCAGAGCTGCTAGAGCAAACCTTCAGCCTCAATAAGGAAAGTGGGTGGCAGGAGCTTGAAGTCTGAATAAAGTCACGGTGGTGTCACCCTGGTGTGGCCAGTAATGCCAACCAAAATGCTCAACTGGAGGGGAGGTGGGGGCAAGACAGACATGGGGTGAAAAAGGTGCACATTCTGTGTTAGCAGAGGATATTCTGAAGCATCAAATGAACTTCACAGAGAGAATTTCAAATATCACAGCAGGGCTCTCTGTTGTCCACATCCATTTATTCCAACACCACAATATTAAAAACACTTGAAGAGAcagaagaaactgaaattttatACTGAGAGAGCTGTTGCAGGTTTTTGCACAGCTGCTCTTAGTTTCAGTGCTATTTCATGTTTTGAATCCAATTTTGACAAAAATAACTTggagtggggagggaaggaaatggGGGATGGAATGGGAGGGCTTTGGTCACTAACATTCAAGGACATAGGACTTGGATTACGAGCTTCTTGTAATAAAGCATTCCATCTGAATAGTGGATAGAAATAGAGACTACAGCTATGCAAGGTAACAAATTTAGATTAAATACGCGAGTAGTCAGAGAATAGGTTGCTTTACTTTCAATCTGGCAAATAGGGATGACTGCAACAGGACCCTTAGTATCAAATAAATTGTTGTGAGtctaaaaagcaaacagaagtgAGGATTTGATCCATGGTTTTGCATTACTTTTGTTAGCATTATTGGAACTTCATAGGACATTAATTTCTTAACTAGTGCAATAGATGAGTAAACAGAGTAATTGATGGAACTGTCTCTGTTCAGTGCCGCAGTACGTGTAGGCAATGTGTGTGTTGCTGTGAATTTGACATTTGGGACTGAGtcactgcaggcacagcccaTTCCTGTATGAGGCTCCTGCTCATTTTTGTGTCTTCAGGAGCTTATCCCAACTGTAGGGTAAAGTGGAAGTTTTAGTGACATGCACAGTCTTCTCTATCTCAGGTTATCAATGATGTTTCACTTGTGATGGTTTAGCATTAGAGTTGCATTTTCTGTGCACCTTAAAAAACGCTACAGTGACTAAACTGTAATAATGCAGCAAGAAATGGTGTCCCAGCAAAATAGATTCATTAAGCATTCAAGAACCTGCCTGGAAAACCTTAATATCCATTTATGTGTATTTGCAAAGAACATGTCTCCAGCCTTTACGTTTAAAGGTGTAGAAATTCTGTCATTAAGAACTTTGAGGGGAACAAGAAGGCCAAAACTGAAGGAGTAAGAAATAGCATAGGGCTCAAAGACACGTTACCACCTGATACCTGCATAATTGTAGGTACTTTGACAGCAATGCTTATGCAgttgcttttgggtttttttcatgctaGCTCAGATTAAGATACAACAACATCAACTCCCAGGATGAGGAAGAGTGGAGATGAAAAGTTAATGTGAACTCTTTTGGCAAACTGCTTAAGAGAGAAACTTGTGCTCATTGCATCATGTTTCATGAGGAAAATGTGACCTTTGTTTGCAATGAATAAGGAAGTTTATGGTTCTTACATTCAGCTTTTGATACACCATTACAAAGGCAAGGCCTGGTATCATATGCACACTTCATAGTGACTAAATCCAAGAACTCAGCAAGAGTGATTCGGCTTAAACTGAAGACCAAAGTGGGGTCACCTTTCACAAAATTATAGAGgcagagaaaaacagttttctttaacAAAGACACCTGAAACATCTGGAAAAGCTGGCTGAAGGCAATTTGTTAAGCTGAAGACAAAAGTTGGTGGAAGCACTGAGACCTGCTACCTCCATGTCTGACAGAAATTGAAGTCCAACACCTGTATGTGAATGGCACACTGAAAGAAATATGAATACATCCAAGACATGGCCATCTTAAGCAAAAAATCCTGTACCAATTATCAGCCTTGCCTATGCTTAAGCcatcagcaagaaaaaacaCCAGCAAATCCAGCTTTGTAAAGGACTGCTTCAGACAACATTGAGAATGAAACAAATGATACCTCTGCTGCGTATGACTCTCCTTTGTTCTTAAGCCAGCTGAACTGCAGTTCTCAGCTCCTAGGCAAGGTTCTCCTCCAGTAATTATTCTGAGTCAGTGGTTTAAGAAAGATCAGGGCTCACAACTTTGagattttaaattgctttgatTCATTTGAGTAGTTGTTGGTGGTTTGAACCAGCATCTTGAGTAAAGTGTAGTTTGATAGCTGCACACGTAAGCTTTTTTGGGTACCCTATAAACTTAATTCAACTTACAAGCCTCCCTTAGAGCAGCCAAGTGTTTTGAAGCCAAGGCTGCACCCACAGCAGGGGCAGGTAGCAGTGAGGGCACAGATTCCATTTTCTCCTctgtcactgcagcagctgcctgttgTCACTGACACAGAGCACTGTGATCCTCCGTGGGCATTAGGCAAAAGGCACAGGATGTGTGGTATGGAGCAGAAAGCTGCTGCCTTCTGCTGGAGGAGTAACTCCCCTGCAGCATGTCCTACTtctgcaggcagggaaagcaTGTCTGTCCTGTGGCTAAAAACACCTCTGGGTGGggagtaatcaggcattggaatgggctgcctagggaggtggtggattcaccgtccctggagggttttaagatgagactggatgtggcattcaGTGCCACGATCTAAtaaccatggcagtgttggatcaagggttggacttgatgatctcagaggtcttttccaacccagttgattctatgaatctatcAAGGTTTAACTGTGAAATGGGAATGAAAGAAGCTTTAGAGCCTTTCAGCTCCAAAGGAACTTGGTTCTGGTCTCAGTTTGTGTCTCaactccaagaaaaaaatactaatttatATTCAGCAGTTGCTGAAAGAATTCAGAGAACAGAAGCTGGAAGTTGTTGGGGAACACAGGGCAGAGTGGGACGAGTTCCAAGCCTGGAGGAGAATTTATAGCCCTGAATAACATCTTTTACACTGGACATGGCTCTACCTCACTGGACTTTACACCAGAATACCGGATTGGACACTACTATGGAATGGACAGTTATCCCCAGTTATTCCCCAGTTGCTGTTGCATTGTTATACTGTTGTTTGTACCCCAGttgttttttcaaattttcaccctccatattgtcttcatccttccctcagagttttcccgccttttcccctgttttcccgctcctctgcctgtgaTTGGTTGGggtttgctgcagtgcagaggcagctgttATTGGCCCTTTCCCCCAGAGACACCTAAACTCCTCCCTTTATCACCCGGTTACCCAAtccctttctttcctgaaatgTCAATCCCTtgctcctccccagttctgAATCCTCCCCTCAGACCTACCCTATTTAAGTCCCTGCTCACCCTAATAAAGTTGGCATTGCCTCACGAGACCTCTATTGTGTCTTGAGCccttattgcagtgcccaaTCCCTTTCCTATCCCCACGGGTCGTGGCAAGTGGCGCCCAACGTGGGGCACAGTAGAGGTCTCTCGCATCGAGAGAACTCCTGCGCCTTCACTTGAGCTCAAGGATCCTCAGGAGCGAGGATTACTCCGCCGACCCTCCCCTGCACAGCGGACGGCTACGGG contains these protein-coding regions:
- the LOC135413768 gene encoding uncharacterized protein LOC135413768, which gives rise to MESKGTDIVQSACQPSGTLFQICVNSEPDLLLGFLDSLDPEMFLRCADSESTCLENLEKEIFGKTNSISTSISPPLGSPSAKLEAINELIRFDHVYTKPLILEIPVEASNQNNMLVKIEKESLSSSEDKELHLKMLDPEVPASEKEEPVDSFMPELGISHLLSSHPSLEASNYLLDACNDSGYEGSPLPFSDVSSPLGTDHVWENSFASELFSQLISV